From Cotesia glomerata isolate CgM1 unplaced genomic scaffold, MPM_Cglom_v2.3 scaffold_18, whole genome shotgun sequence, one genomic window encodes:
- the LOC123274002 gene encoding uncharacterized protein LOC123274002 produces MKLKNHRSRAKTSKRQRTNVEQFSKRLDKLFDIANCAALKNLSKNLQQFLTDCRKGNRNIHLPAIDVIPEETSGNLSAMEVETPNNEEIGMKLSQQSSLNSFCSSISNSSELKRTCSDFEDTMPAPKKNKIDILTSELVLALDRTKTSNRNAMYIISAVIQSLGLEIDKYNLSYSTIRNARISKREEIVDTIKEEEIFDDSLVVHWDGKMLPVGNGQPKAERLSIHVTGINTDKNIKTPILSDGTGESHASAIFETLIEWDLSDNVKAMCFDTTSSNTGCFNGACALLEDKIGRDLLYLACRHHTSELMLRNVAEVAWPVTNSPNVPIFKRLRDNWEKIDKSAYEIGTEDKDIALIFKSKKRRYS; encoded by the exons ATGAAACTGAAGAATCATCGAAGTCGTGCAAAGACATCGAAAAGACAACGAACAAATGTGGAACAGTTTAGCAAACgtcttgataaattatttgacattGCAAATTGTGctgcactaaaaaatttatcgaaaaatttgcAGCAATTTTTGACAGATTGTCGTAAAGGAAATAGAAATATCCATCTACCAGCAATTGACGTTATACCAGAAGAAACTTCTGGAAATCTGTCTGCGATGGAAGTAGAAACTCCCAATAATGAGGAAATTG GAATGAAATTATCCCAACAGTCGTCCTTAAATAGTTTCTGTAGTTCCATATCAAATTCCAGTGAATTGAAGCGAACTTGTTCAGACTTTGAAGATACAATGCCAGCgcctaagaaaaataaaattgatattctgaCTTCGGAATTAGTATTAGCACTAGATAGAACTAAAACTAGTAACAGAAATGCGATGTACATCATTTCTGCTGTTATTCAAAGTTTAGGACTTgagattgataaatataatttaagttaCTCCACTATTCGCAATGCGCGTATTTcaaaaagagaagaaattGTCGATACGAtcaaagaagaagaaatttttgatgactCTCTCGTAGTGCACTGGGATGGAAAGATGCTTCCTGTGGGAAATGGTCAACCAAAAGCAGAACGATTATCAATACACGTCACCGGAATAaatactgataaaaatataaaaactccGATTCTCTCTGATGGCACAGGTGAAAGCCATGCTTCAGCCATTTTTGAAACGCTGATAGAGTGGGATCTTAGCGATAATGTTAAAGCAATGTGCTTTGATACAACTAGTTCAAATACCG GTTGTTTTAATGGCGCATGTGCATTATTAGAAGATAAAATTGGCCGTGACTTATTATATCTTGCTTGTCGCCATCATACTTCTGAATTGATGTTACGAAATGTTGCAGAAGTTGCTTGGCCAGTGACGAATAGTCCAAATGTACCAATTTTCAAAAGACTCAGAGATAATtgggaaaaaattgataaatctgCGTATGAAATCGGCACAGAGGATAAAGATATTgcacttatttttaaatcaaagaaaagacGATATTCTTGA